One genomic region from Ammospiza caudacuta isolate bAmmCau1 unplaced genomic scaffold, bAmmCau1.pri scaffold_39, whole genome shotgun sequence encodes:
- the LOC131571892 gene encoding olfactory receptor 14C36-like: MSNSSSISHFLLLALADTRQLQLLHFCLLLGISLAALLANGLIISAIGCSHHLHTPMFFFLLNLALSDLGSICTTVPKAMHNSLWDTSNISYTGCAAQVFLLIFFMGVEYFLLTVMCYDRYVSICKPLHYGTLLGSRACAHMAAAAWASAFLNALLQTVNTFSLPLCHGNALGQFFCEIPAILKLSCSHSKLREFGLLVFSICVTFGCFVFIVFSYVQIFRAVLRIPSEQGWHKAFSTCLPHLAVLSLFLSTGTFAHLKPPSISSPSLDLALSVLYSVVPPALNPVIYSLRNQELKAAVRTMMTGCFQEY; the protein is encoded by the coding sequence atgtccaacagcagctccatcagccacttcctcctgctggcattggcagacacgcggcagctgcagctcctgcacttctgcctcttgctgggcatctccctggctgccctcctggccaacggcctcatcatcagcgccataggctgcagccaccacctgcacacgcccatgttcttcttcctgctcaacctggccctcagtgacctgggctccatctgcaccactgtccccaaagccatgcacaattccctctgggacactaGCAACATCTCCTAcactggatgtgctgctcaggttTTTCTGCTGATCTTCTTCATGGGAGTAGAGTATTTTCTCCTGACcgtcatgtgctacgaccgctacgtgtccatctgcaaacccctgcactacgggaccctcctgggcagcagagcttgtgcccacatggcagcagctgcctgggccagtgcctttctcaatgctcttCTGCAAACAgtcaatacattttccctgcccctgtgccatggcaatgccctgggccagttcttctgtgaaatccctgCCATTCTTAAGCTTTCCTGCTCACACTCAAAGCTCAGGGAATTTGGGCTTCTTGTGTTTTCCATCTGTGTAacatttggttgttttgtgttcattgttttctcctatgtgcagatcttcagggctgtgctgaggatcccctctgagcagggatggcacaaagccttttccacatgcctccctcacctggctgtgctctcccttTTCCTCAGCACAGGCACATTTGCTCATCTGAAGCCTCCCTCCATatcctctccatccctggatctggccctgtcagttctgtactcagtggtgcccccagccctgaaCCCCGTCATttacagcctgaggaaccaggagctcaaggctgccgTGCGGACAATGATGACTGGATGCTTTCAGGAATATTAA